One Rosa chinensis cultivar Old Blush chromosome 5, RchiOBHm-V2, whole genome shotgun sequence genomic region harbors:
- the LOC112165415 gene encoding wall-associated receptor kinase 2, translated as MQFILVAVLVLFTFAAAAEEAVAAEAVLPQAKPGCTDRCGNLTIPYPFGIEPDCYMTENFSVSCNTSTKPPTATWEDSPIVINNIYLAEGEMQIMHYVAYDCYDSQGPTESDKPLLTVPPFTVSHTRNKFIAVGCDTYALFRGYRADEERNIMTGCMSMCDNLDSVEQSCSGVGCCQTDIPRGLENCTLTLASYYNHTYILEFNRCSYAFFVEKDEFTFSPNTSFKDLSNTEKLPMILNWEIGEGPCDEAQKKDDYACKANSKCVNRTISDELSGYICQCQPGYQGNPYLPDGCQDIDECKVSNPCTNGRCENSPGSYSCLCDKGYRSNGTNNQSCIKEVPKNQPKTTLLLLLIVSLSVTGGFLVLFVGISWICCGIKKRKFMKLKEKYFKENGGLLLLQKLANNGGSVETTKIFTTEELEKATNNYHESRVLGEGGYGTVYKGVLLDNKVVAIKKSKGGTSIQSEQLVNEVVVLSQINHRNVVKLLGCCLETAVPLLVYEFVTHGTLYEHIHRKRSLLSFELRMKIAVETAGALAYLHSSISTPIIHRDVKAANILLDDNYTAKVSDFGASRLVPSGQNEIQTLVLGTFGYLDPEYLQSNQLTEKSDVYSFGVVLVELLTSKVAFSNDRCLASIFVSSMDEDCLKQILDDAIVNEGNIETVENVASLAKRCLRVKGEERPTMKEVAMELEGMTITA; from the exons ATGCAATTCATACTGGTAGCGGTACTGGTTCTCTTCACATTTGCGGCCGCGGCCGAAGAAGCAGTAGCAGCTGAAGCCGTCCTGCCTCAAGCCAAGCCTGGCTGCACTGACCGCTGTGGCAACCTCACCATTCCATATCCATTTGGCATAGAGCCTGATTGTTACATGACAGAAAACTTTTCTGTTAGTTGTAACACATCCACTAAACCCCCGACAGCAACGTGGGAGGATAGTCCCATCGTTATTAACAACATATACCTGGCTGAAGGTGAGATGCAAATAATGCACTACGTAGCCTACGATTGCTACGACAGCCAGGGCCCGACTGAGTCCGACAAACCATTGCTCACCGTGCCTCCTTTCACCGTCTCTCatactagaaacaagttcattgccGTTGGTTGCGATACTTATGCACTTTTCAGAGGTTACCGTGCAGACGAAGAGAGGAACATCATGACCGGATGCATGTCCATGTGTGACAACCTTGACAGCGTTGAACAGTCTTGCTCCGGGGTTGGGTGTTGCCAAACTGACATCCCTAGAGGACTTGAGAACTGCACTCTCACACTGGCTAGCTACTATAATCATACATACATACTGGAGTTCAATCGATGCAGCTATGCCTTCTTTGTGGAAAAAGACGAGTTTACGTTTTCCCCGAATACAAGTTTTAAAGACCTCTCCAACACTGAAAAGCTTCCCATGATTCTTAATTGGGAAATTGGGGAAGGGCCATGTGATGAAGCTCAAAAGAAAGATGATTATGCATGCAAGGCAAATAGTAAGTGTGTCAATCGGACCATCAGCGATGAGCTATCTGGTTATATTTGTCAATGCCAGCCGGGTTATCAAGGGAACCCCTACCTTCCTGATGGATGCCAAG ATATTGACGAGTGCAAGGTTTCAAACCCATGCACCAATGGAAGGTGTGAAAATTCACCTGGAAGTTACTCTTGTTTGTGTGACAAAGGGTACAGAAGCAATGGAACCAATAATCAAAGTTGTATTAAGGAGGTTCCTAAAAATCAACCAAAGACCACGCTCCTGCTCCTGCTTATTGTATCATTGA GTGTAACTGGCGGCTTCTTAGTTCTATTTGTTGGAATTTCATGGATATGTTGcggaataaagaaaagaaaattcatgaAACTCAAAGAAAAGTACTTTAAAGAGAATGGTGGCTTATTGTTACTACAGAAACTCGCTAATAATGGAGGCTCAGTGGAGACAACAAAAATATTCACCACAGAAGAACTAGAGAAGGCAACAAACAATTACCATGAGAGTAGAGTCCTTGGAGAAGGAGGCTACGGAACAGTTTATAAAGGGGTACTACTTGACAACAAAGTGGTTGCCATAAAGAAGTCCAAAGGTGGTACCTCGATCCAGAGTGAACAGCTTGTTAATGAGGTGGTTGTTCTTTCCCAAATCAACCACAGAAATGTGGTGAAGCTACTAGGTTGTTGTTTAGAGACAGCAGTACCTTTACTAGTATATGAGTTTGTCACCCATGGCACTTTATATGAGCACATTCATAGAAAAAGATCACTACTGTCATTCGAACTACGAATGAAGATAGCTGTTGAAACAGCAGGAGCACTAGCATACTTACACTCCTCTATATCCACGCCAATCATACATCGAGATGTGAAAGCAGCAAATATACTCCTAGATGATAATTATACAGCTAAAGTGTCGGACTTTGGAGCTTCACGGTTGGTTCCTTCAGGTCAAAATGAAATACAAACTTTAGTGCTCGGGACATTTGGCTACCTAGACCCAGAATATTTGCAGTCAAACCAACTAACAGAAAAAAGTGATGTCTACAGCTTTGGAGTTGTCCTAGTGGAGCTACTAACAAGCAAAGTGGCATTTTCTAATGATAGATGCTTAGCAAGCATCTTTGTTTCTTCCATGGATGAAGATTGCTTAAAACAAATTCTTGATGATGCCATAGTGAATGAGGGAAACATTGAGACAGTAGAAAACGTGGCGAGTCTCGCAAAAAGATGTTTGAGGGTAAAAGGGGAGGAAAGGCCTACCATGAAAGAAGTTGCCATGGAGTTAGAGGGAATGACAATTACGGCATAG